The Cucurbita pepo subsp. pepo cultivar mu-cu-16 chromosome LG08, ASM280686v2, whole genome shotgun sequence genome contains a region encoding:
- the LOC111800589 gene encoding ferredoxin-dependent glutamate synthase, chloroplastic isoform X1, whose translation MALPSVSSSISRLTPPSPLLFHNHTLSLLDFIATHGTSKRIARKSLSYSHSSSLLPIRTFRHLGSSHSSSSIKPRLHLPRAASAVDTSDSPPQHQPKVANLDDIISERGACGVGFVANLENKASHKIIQDALTALSCMEHRGGCGADNDSGDGSGLMTSIPWDLFDNWANEQGIPSFDKLHAGVGMVFLPKDDDHIKEAKEVISSIFRQEGLEVLGWRTVPVKASVVGINAKKTMPNIEQVFVRVVKEENVDDIERELYICRKLIEREANSKSWGSELYFCSLSNQTIVYKGMLRSEVLGLFYDDLQNDLYKSPFAIYHRRYSTNTSPRWPLAQPMRLLGHNGEINTIQGNLNWMQSREASLKSSVWRDRENEIRPFGNSKASDSANLDSAAELLIRSGRAPEEALMILVPEAYKNHPTLTIKYPEVVDFYDYYKGQMEAWDGPALLLFSDGKTVGACLDRNGLRPARYWRTSDNFVYVASEVGVLPMDESKVTMKGRLGPGMMITADLQTGQVFENTEVKKRVALSHPYGKWIEENMRSLKPQNFLASTVLDTDELLRSQQAFGYSSEDVQMIIESMAAQGKEPTFCMGDDIPLAILSQKPHMLYDYFKQRFAQVTNPAIDPLREGLVMSLEVNIGKRGNILDVGPENASQVTLSSPVLNEGELESLLKDPHLKAQVLPTFFDIRKGVDGSLEKILNRLCEAADEAVRNGSQLLVLSDRSEDLEATRPAIPILLAVGAVHQHLIQNGLRMSATIVADTAQCFSTHHFACLIGYGASAICPYLALETCRHWRLSNKTVNMMRNGKMPTVTIEQAQKNFCKAVKSGLLKILSKMGISLLSSYCGAQIFEIYGLGKEVVDYAFCGSISKIGGLTFDELARETLSFWVKAFSEDTAKRLENFGFIQFRPGGEYHGNNPEMSKLLHKAVRQKNESSYAVYQQHLANRPVNVLRDLLEFKSDRAPIPVGKVEPATSIVQRFCTGGMSLGAISRETHEAIAIAMNRIGGKSNSGEGGEDPIRWRPLSDVVDGYSPTLPHLKGLQNGDTATSAIKQVASGRFGVTPTFLVNADQLEIKIAQGAKPGEGGQLPGKKVSAYIARLRNSKPGVPLISPPPHHDIYSIEDLAQLIFDLHQVNPKAKVSVKLVAEAGIGTVASGVAKGNADIIQISGHDGGTGASPISSIKHAGGPWELGVTETHQTLIENGLRERVILRVDGGFKSGVDVLMAAAMGADEYGFGSVAMIATGCIMARICHTNNCPVGVASQREELRARFPGVPGDLVNYFLYVAEEVRGTLAQLGYEKLDDIIGRTELLRPRDISLMKTQHLDLNYILSSVGLPKESSTEIRNQDAHTNGPILDDIILSDHQILDAIENEKVVQKTVKIYNIDRAVCGRVAGVIAKKYGDTGFAGQLNITFTGSAGQSFACFLTPGMNIRLIGEANDYVGKGMAGGELVVTPTENTGFVPEEAAIVGNTCLYGATGGQVFVRGKAGERFAVRNSLAEAVVEGTGDHCCEYMTGGCVVVLGKVGRNVAAGMTGGLAYILDEDDTLIPKVNKEIVKVQRVTAPVGQMQLKSLIEAHVEKTGSTKGSVILSEWETYLPLFWQLVPPSEEDTPEACAEYERTATGEVTFQSA comes from the exons aTGGCGCTTCCCTCTGTTTCCTCCTCCATTTCCCGCCTCACCCCCCCCTCCCCCCTTCTCTTCCACAATCACACTCTTTCCCTTCTTGATTTCATCGCTACTCATGGCACCTCCAAGAGGATCGCCCGGAAGTCCCTCTCCTATTCCCATTCCTCTTCTCTGCTGCCTATTCGGACTTTTCGCCACCTGGGTTCCAGCCACTCTTCCTCCTCGATCAAGCCGCGTCTTCATCTTCCACGTGCTGCTTCAGCTGTGGATACCTCcgattctcctccccaacacCAACCTAAG GTTGCAAATTTGGATGACATAATATCAGAAAGAGGAGCATGTGGAGTTGGATTTGTTGCCAACTTGGAAAACAAAGCATCCCATAAGATTATCCAGGATGCTCTTACAGCACTCAGCTGTATGGAACACCGTGGTGGATGTGGAGCTGATAATGATTCTGGTGATGGTTCAGGGTTAATGACTTCCATCCCATGGGATCTTTTTGATAATTGGGCCAACGAGCAGGGGATTCCTTCATTTGATAAGTTGCATGCTGGCGTTGGCATGGTTTTTCTCCCCAAAGATGATGATCATATTAAAGAGGCAAAAGAAG TTATTTCAAGTATCTTTAGACAAGAAGGTCTTGAGGTGCTTGGTTGGAGGACTGTTCCTGTGAAAGCTTCCGTGGTTGGTATAAATGCGAAGAAGACCATGCCTAACATTGAGCAGGTATTCGTCCGCGTAGTTAAAGAAGAGAATGTGGACGACATTGAACGAGAACTTTACATTTGTAGGAAATTGATTGAAAGAGAAGCGAACTCTAAGAGTTGGGGAAGTGAGCTATATTTCTGTTCTTTGTCGAATCAAACTATAGTTTACAAGGGAATGCTTCGCTCAGAGGTTCTTGGATTATTTTATGATGACCTTCAGAATGATCTCTATAAATCCCCCTTCGCAATTTATCATCGAAGATATAGTACAAATACTAGTCCTCGATGGCCTCTTGCCCAACCAATGAGGTTACTGGGTCATAATGGAGAGATCAACACGATACAG GGGAACTTAAACTGGATGCAATCTCGAGAAGCATCCTTAAAGTCATCAGTATGGCGGGATCGTGAAAATGAAATTCGTCCATTTGGCAACTCAAAGGCATCAGATTCAGCAAATCTTGATAGTGCGGCTGAA TTGTTAATAAGAAGTGGCCGTGCTCCTGAGGAGGCTCTCATGATCCTTGTTCCTGAGGCTTACAAGAACCATCCTACACTGACGATCAAATATCCTGAG GTTGTTGACTTTTATGACTATTACAAAGGTCAAATGGAGGCTTGGGATGGACCTGCTTTATTGTTGTTCAG TGATGGAAAAACAGTCGGTGCCTGTCTTGACCGTAATGGATTGCGCCCAGCTCGGTATTGGAGGACATCagataattttgtttatgttgCATCTGAG GTTGGCGTCTTACCAATGGATGAGTCTAAAGTTACAATGAAAGGCCGTCTTGGTCCAGGAATGATGATTACTGCTGATTTGCAGACTGGACAG GTCTTTGAGAATACTGAAGTTAAAAAACGTGTAGCTTTGTCACATCCGTATGGAAAGTGGATTGAGGAAAATATGCGCTCATTGAAGCCTCAAAATTTTCTTGCATCAACAGTATTGGATACTGATGAATTGCTGAGAAGCCAGCA GGCATTTGGCTACTCCAGTGAGGATGTCCAAATGATTATAGAGAGCATGGCTGCTCAAGGAAAGGAACCTACATTCTGCATGGGAGACGATATTCCACTGGCAATATTGTCTCAGAAGCCACACATGCTCTATGATTATTTTAAGCAACGATTTGCACAG GTGACAAATCCAGCAATTGACCCTCTTAGAGAAGGACTAGTCATGTCTCTTGAAGTCAATATTGGAAAGCGAGGCAATATATTAGACGTAGGACCTGAGAATGCTTCTCAG GTAACTTTGTCTAGCCCTGTTCTGAATGAAGGAGAGCTTGAATCATTGCTAAAGGATCCACATTTGAAGGCCCAAGTATTGCCAACATTTTTTGACATACGTAAGGGTGTTGATGGTTCTCTggaaaaaattctaaatagaCTTTGTGAGGCTGCTGATGAGGCCGTTCGTAATGGTTCTCAACTGCTTGTTCTATCTGATCGTTCTGAAGATCTT GAAGCAACTCGTCCAGCAATTCCAATTCTTCTTGCTGTTGGTGCTGTTCATCAGCATCTTATTCAGAATGGCTTGCGAATGTCAGCTACAATAGTAGCAGATACTGCTCAGTGCTTCAGTACTCATCACTTTGCTTGTTTAATTGGATATGGTGCGAG TGCAATATGCCCATACTTGGCTCTGGAAACCTGTCGGCATTGGCGTCTTAGTAACAAGACTGTTAATATGATGCGGAATGGAAAGATGCCTACTGTAACAATTGAACAGGCTCAAAAGAACTTCTGCAAG GCAGTGAAGTCTGGTCTTCTCAAAATTCTTTCTAAAATGGGTATTTCTTTACTATCAAG CTATTGCGGGGCACAAATATTCGAGATCTATGGATTAGGAAAGGAGGTTGTAGATTATGCATTTTGTGGGAGCATATCAAAAATTGGTGGTTTGACGTTTGATGAG TTGGCCAGGGAGACTTTGTCTTTCTGGGTCAAGGCATTTTCCGAGGATACAGCTAAGAGActagaaaattttggatttataCAATTCAGACCAGGAG GGGAGTATCATGGAAACAACCCTGAGATGTCAAAGTTGCTCCATAAAGCTGTGCGccagaaaaatgaaagttctTATGCAGTATATCAGCAGCATTTGGCTAATCGGCCTGTGAAT GTTCTTCGCGATCTTCTGGAGTTCAAAAGTGATCGTGCTCCAATTCCTGTGGGAAAGGTTGAACCAGCAACATCTATTGTTCAACGCTTTTGCACTGGTGGAATGTCACTTGGGGCTATTTCAAGGGAGACTCATGAAGCAATTGCTATTGCAATGAACAGAATTGGTGGTAAATCCAATTCGGGAGAAGGTGGTGAG GATCCTATTCGTTGGAGACCTCTATCAGATGTTGTTGATGGGTATTCCCCTACGCTGCCACATTTGAAAGGCCTTCAGAATGGCGATACTGCTACTAGTGCCATTAAGCAG GTTGCTTCTGGACGTTTTGGTGTCACTCCGACATTCTTGGTCAATGCTGATCAATTGGAAATCAAAATTGCACAAGGTGCAAAGCCGGGAGAAGGTGGCCAATTACCTGGAAAGAAAGTTAGTGCTTACATTGCAAGGTTGAGAAATTCAAAACCTGGTGTTCCGCTCATATCTCCACCTCCACATCATGACATTTATTCTATAGAGGATCTTGCGCAGTTGATCTTTGACCTTCATCAG GTGAACCCAAAGGCTAAGGTATCAGTAAAGCTTGTGGCCGAAGCTGGAATTGGAACAGTGGCTTCTGGGGTTGCTAAGGGTAATGCTGATATCATTCAG ATATCAGGGCATGATGGTGGAACAGGAGCTAGTCCTATAAGTTCTATTAAGCATGCTGGTGGCCCTTGGGAACTTGGAGTGACAGAAACACATCAG ACCCTCATTGAAAATGGACTTAGAGAAAGGGTCATTCTTAGAGTTGATGGTGGCTTTAAAAGTGGAGTTGATGTCTTAATGGCCGCAGCAATGGGTGCGGATGAATATGGTTTTGGTTCAGTTGCCATGATTGCTACTGGTTGTATAATGGCCCGCATATGCCATACTAACAACTGCCCAGTTGGTGTTGCCAGTCAG AGAGAGGAGCTACGTGCACGTTTTCCTGGTGTACCTGGGGATCTTGTTAACTATTTTCTTTATGTCGCTGAGGAG GTTAGGGGTACATTGGCCCAGCTGGGATATGAGAAGTTGGATGATATAATTGGAAGAACAGAATTATTAAGACCTCGGGATATCTCTTTGATGAAGACACAACATCTCGATCTCAATTATATTCTATCT AGTGTTGGATTACCAAAAGAGAGCAGTACTGAAATACGCAATCAAGATGCTCACACAAATGGTCCTATTCTGGATGATATCATCCTCTCAGACCATCAG ATATTAGATGCAATCGAGAATGAGAAAGTAGTACAAAAGACAGTAAAGATATACAACATTGATCGTGCTGTTTGTGGGCGTGTAGCTGGGGTGATTGCAAAGAAATATGGCGACACTGGTTTTGCTGGCCAACTAAACATTAC GTTTACAGGTAGCGCTGGACAATCATTTGCATGCTTTCTTACACCCGGAATGAACATTCGGCTTATTGGAGAGGCCAATGATTATGTGGGAAAG GGTATGGCCGGAGGTGAACTAGTTGTAACTCCAACTGAAAACACCGGGTTTGTTCCTGAGGAAGCAGCCATAGTGGGGAATACATGTCTGTATGGAGCAACCGGCGGTCAAGTTTTTGTTAGAGGAAAAGCCGGGGAGAGGTTTGCTGTCAGAAATTCTCTGGCGGAGGCAGTGGTTGAAGGAACTGGTGACCATTGCTGTGAGTACATGACTGGTGGTTGTGTTGTTGTACTTGGCAA AGTGGGAAGAAATGTAGCTGCTGGAATGACCGGAGGCTTGGCTTATATCCTTGATGAGGATGATACTCTTATTCCCAag gtcaacaaagaaattgtaaAAGTTCAGAGAGTAACAGCACCTGTGGGACAGATGCAGCTGAAGAGCCTTATTGAAGCTCATGTT GAAAAAACTGGTAGCACCAAAGGTTCCGTCATCCTGAGCGAGTGGGAGACTTATTTACCGCTTTTCTGGCAACTGGTTCCGCCTAGTGAGGAAGATACCCCAGAAGCTTGCGCTGAGTATGAGAGAACAGCTACTGGAGAAGTGACTTTCCAGTCCGCCTAA
- the LOC111800589 gene encoding ferredoxin-dependent glutamate synthase, chloroplastic isoform X2, translated as MRRRPCLTLSRKLIEREANSKSWGSELYFCSLSNQTIVYKGMLRSEVLGLFYDDLQNDLYKSPFAIYHRRYSTNTSPRWPLAQPMRLLGHNGEINTIQGNLNWMQSREASLKSSVWRDRENEIRPFGNSKASDSANLDSAAELLIRSGRAPEEALMILVPEAYKNHPTLTIKYPEVVDFYDYYKGQMEAWDGPALLLFSDGKTVGACLDRNGLRPARYWRTSDNFVYVASEVGVLPMDESKVTMKGRLGPGMMITADLQTGQVFENTEVKKRVALSHPYGKWIEENMRSLKPQNFLASTVLDTDELLRSQQAFGYSSEDVQMIIESMAAQGKEPTFCMGDDIPLAILSQKPHMLYDYFKQRFAQVTNPAIDPLREGLVMSLEVNIGKRGNILDVGPENASQVTLSSPVLNEGELESLLKDPHLKAQVLPTFFDIRKGVDGSLEKILNRLCEAADEAVRNGSQLLVLSDRSEDLEATRPAIPILLAVGAVHQHLIQNGLRMSATIVADTAQCFSTHHFACLIGYGASAICPYLALETCRHWRLSNKTVNMMRNGKMPTVTIEQAQKNFCKAVKSGLLKILSKMGISLLSSYCGAQIFEIYGLGKEVVDYAFCGSISKIGGLTFDELARETLSFWVKAFSEDTAKRLENFGFIQFRPGGEYHGNNPEMSKLLHKAVRQKNESSYAVYQQHLANRPVNVLRDLLEFKSDRAPIPVGKVEPATSIVQRFCTGGMSLGAISRETHEAIAIAMNRIGGKSNSGEGGEDPIRWRPLSDVVDGYSPTLPHLKGLQNGDTATSAIKQVASGRFGVTPTFLVNADQLEIKIAQGAKPGEGGQLPGKKVSAYIARLRNSKPGVPLISPPPHHDIYSIEDLAQLIFDLHQVNPKAKVSVKLVAEAGIGTVASGVAKGNADIIQISGHDGGTGASPISSIKHAGGPWELGVTETHQTLIENGLRERVILRVDGGFKSGVDVLMAAAMGADEYGFGSVAMIATGCIMARICHTNNCPVGVASQREELRARFPGVPGDLVNYFLYVAEEVRGTLAQLGYEKLDDIIGRTELLRPRDISLMKTQHLDLNYILSSVGLPKESSTEIRNQDAHTNGPILDDIILSDHQILDAIENEKVVQKTVKIYNIDRAVCGRVAGVIAKKYGDTGFAGQLNITFTGSAGQSFACFLTPGMNIRLIGEANDYVGKGMAGGELVVTPTENTGFVPEEAAIVGNTCLYGATGGQVFVRGKAGERFAVRNSLAEAVVEGTGDHCCEYMTGGCVVVLGKVGRNVAAGMTGGLAYILDEDDTLIPKVNKEIVKVQRVTAPVGQMQLKSLIEAHVEKTGSTKGSVILSEWETYLPLFWQLVPPSEEDTPEACAEYERTATGEVTFQSA; from the exons ATGCGAAGAAGACCATGCCTAACATTGAGCAG GAAATTGATTGAAAGAGAAGCGAACTCTAAGAGTTGGGGAAGTGAGCTATATTTCTGTTCTTTGTCGAATCAAACTATAGTTTACAAGGGAATGCTTCGCTCAGAGGTTCTTGGATTATTTTATGATGACCTTCAGAATGATCTCTATAAATCCCCCTTCGCAATTTATCATCGAAGATATAGTACAAATACTAGTCCTCGATGGCCTCTTGCCCAACCAATGAGGTTACTGGGTCATAATGGAGAGATCAACACGATACAG GGGAACTTAAACTGGATGCAATCTCGAGAAGCATCCTTAAAGTCATCAGTATGGCGGGATCGTGAAAATGAAATTCGTCCATTTGGCAACTCAAAGGCATCAGATTCAGCAAATCTTGATAGTGCGGCTGAA TTGTTAATAAGAAGTGGCCGTGCTCCTGAGGAGGCTCTCATGATCCTTGTTCCTGAGGCTTACAAGAACCATCCTACACTGACGATCAAATATCCTGAG GTTGTTGACTTTTATGACTATTACAAAGGTCAAATGGAGGCTTGGGATGGACCTGCTTTATTGTTGTTCAG TGATGGAAAAACAGTCGGTGCCTGTCTTGACCGTAATGGATTGCGCCCAGCTCGGTATTGGAGGACATCagataattttgtttatgttgCATCTGAG GTTGGCGTCTTACCAATGGATGAGTCTAAAGTTACAATGAAAGGCCGTCTTGGTCCAGGAATGATGATTACTGCTGATTTGCAGACTGGACAG GTCTTTGAGAATACTGAAGTTAAAAAACGTGTAGCTTTGTCACATCCGTATGGAAAGTGGATTGAGGAAAATATGCGCTCATTGAAGCCTCAAAATTTTCTTGCATCAACAGTATTGGATACTGATGAATTGCTGAGAAGCCAGCA GGCATTTGGCTACTCCAGTGAGGATGTCCAAATGATTATAGAGAGCATGGCTGCTCAAGGAAAGGAACCTACATTCTGCATGGGAGACGATATTCCACTGGCAATATTGTCTCAGAAGCCACACATGCTCTATGATTATTTTAAGCAACGATTTGCACAG GTGACAAATCCAGCAATTGACCCTCTTAGAGAAGGACTAGTCATGTCTCTTGAAGTCAATATTGGAAAGCGAGGCAATATATTAGACGTAGGACCTGAGAATGCTTCTCAG GTAACTTTGTCTAGCCCTGTTCTGAATGAAGGAGAGCTTGAATCATTGCTAAAGGATCCACATTTGAAGGCCCAAGTATTGCCAACATTTTTTGACATACGTAAGGGTGTTGATGGTTCTCTggaaaaaattctaaatagaCTTTGTGAGGCTGCTGATGAGGCCGTTCGTAATGGTTCTCAACTGCTTGTTCTATCTGATCGTTCTGAAGATCTT GAAGCAACTCGTCCAGCAATTCCAATTCTTCTTGCTGTTGGTGCTGTTCATCAGCATCTTATTCAGAATGGCTTGCGAATGTCAGCTACAATAGTAGCAGATACTGCTCAGTGCTTCAGTACTCATCACTTTGCTTGTTTAATTGGATATGGTGCGAG TGCAATATGCCCATACTTGGCTCTGGAAACCTGTCGGCATTGGCGTCTTAGTAACAAGACTGTTAATATGATGCGGAATGGAAAGATGCCTACTGTAACAATTGAACAGGCTCAAAAGAACTTCTGCAAG GCAGTGAAGTCTGGTCTTCTCAAAATTCTTTCTAAAATGGGTATTTCTTTACTATCAAG CTATTGCGGGGCACAAATATTCGAGATCTATGGATTAGGAAAGGAGGTTGTAGATTATGCATTTTGTGGGAGCATATCAAAAATTGGTGGTTTGACGTTTGATGAG TTGGCCAGGGAGACTTTGTCTTTCTGGGTCAAGGCATTTTCCGAGGATACAGCTAAGAGActagaaaattttggatttataCAATTCAGACCAGGAG GGGAGTATCATGGAAACAACCCTGAGATGTCAAAGTTGCTCCATAAAGCTGTGCGccagaaaaatgaaagttctTATGCAGTATATCAGCAGCATTTGGCTAATCGGCCTGTGAAT GTTCTTCGCGATCTTCTGGAGTTCAAAAGTGATCGTGCTCCAATTCCTGTGGGAAAGGTTGAACCAGCAACATCTATTGTTCAACGCTTTTGCACTGGTGGAATGTCACTTGGGGCTATTTCAAGGGAGACTCATGAAGCAATTGCTATTGCAATGAACAGAATTGGTGGTAAATCCAATTCGGGAGAAGGTGGTGAG GATCCTATTCGTTGGAGACCTCTATCAGATGTTGTTGATGGGTATTCCCCTACGCTGCCACATTTGAAAGGCCTTCAGAATGGCGATACTGCTACTAGTGCCATTAAGCAG GTTGCTTCTGGACGTTTTGGTGTCACTCCGACATTCTTGGTCAATGCTGATCAATTGGAAATCAAAATTGCACAAGGTGCAAAGCCGGGAGAAGGTGGCCAATTACCTGGAAAGAAAGTTAGTGCTTACATTGCAAGGTTGAGAAATTCAAAACCTGGTGTTCCGCTCATATCTCCACCTCCACATCATGACATTTATTCTATAGAGGATCTTGCGCAGTTGATCTTTGACCTTCATCAG GTGAACCCAAAGGCTAAGGTATCAGTAAAGCTTGTGGCCGAAGCTGGAATTGGAACAGTGGCTTCTGGGGTTGCTAAGGGTAATGCTGATATCATTCAG ATATCAGGGCATGATGGTGGAACAGGAGCTAGTCCTATAAGTTCTATTAAGCATGCTGGTGGCCCTTGGGAACTTGGAGTGACAGAAACACATCAG ACCCTCATTGAAAATGGACTTAGAGAAAGGGTCATTCTTAGAGTTGATGGTGGCTTTAAAAGTGGAGTTGATGTCTTAATGGCCGCAGCAATGGGTGCGGATGAATATGGTTTTGGTTCAGTTGCCATGATTGCTACTGGTTGTATAATGGCCCGCATATGCCATACTAACAACTGCCCAGTTGGTGTTGCCAGTCAG AGAGAGGAGCTACGTGCACGTTTTCCTGGTGTACCTGGGGATCTTGTTAACTATTTTCTTTATGTCGCTGAGGAG GTTAGGGGTACATTGGCCCAGCTGGGATATGAGAAGTTGGATGATATAATTGGAAGAACAGAATTATTAAGACCTCGGGATATCTCTTTGATGAAGACACAACATCTCGATCTCAATTATATTCTATCT AGTGTTGGATTACCAAAAGAGAGCAGTACTGAAATACGCAATCAAGATGCTCACACAAATGGTCCTATTCTGGATGATATCATCCTCTCAGACCATCAG ATATTAGATGCAATCGAGAATGAGAAAGTAGTACAAAAGACAGTAAAGATATACAACATTGATCGTGCTGTTTGTGGGCGTGTAGCTGGGGTGATTGCAAAGAAATATGGCGACACTGGTTTTGCTGGCCAACTAAACATTAC GTTTACAGGTAGCGCTGGACAATCATTTGCATGCTTTCTTACACCCGGAATGAACATTCGGCTTATTGGAGAGGCCAATGATTATGTGGGAAAG GGTATGGCCGGAGGTGAACTAGTTGTAACTCCAACTGAAAACACCGGGTTTGTTCCTGAGGAAGCAGCCATAGTGGGGAATACATGTCTGTATGGAGCAACCGGCGGTCAAGTTTTTGTTAGAGGAAAAGCCGGGGAGAGGTTTGCTGTCAGAAATTCTCTGGCGGAGGCAGTGGTTGAAGGAACTGGTGACCATTGCTGTGAGTACATGACTGGTGGTTGTGTTGTTGTACTTGGCAA AGTGGGAAGAAATGTAGCTGCTGGAATGACCGGAGGCTTGGCTTATATCCTTGATGAGGATGATACTCTTATTCCCAag gtcaacaaagaaattgtaaAAGTTCAGAGAGTAACAGCACCTGTGGGACAGATGCAGCTGAAGAGCCTTATTGAAGCTCATGTT GAAAAAACTGGTAGCACCAAAGGTTCCGTCATCCTGAGCGAGTGGGAGACTTATTTACCGCTTTTCTGGCAACTGGTTCCGCCTAGTGAGGAAGATACCCCAGAAGCTTGCGCTGAGTATGAGAGAACAGCTACTGGAGAAGTGACTTTCCAGTCCGCCTAA
- the LOC111800591 gene encoding protein NRT1/ PTR FAMILY 3.1-like, which produces MGREMEMESLSVSADAEKGMAEKQEMETKEERKLGGVKTMPFILGNEICDRFASTGFHANIITYLTQDLNMPLVPASNILTNFAATSSFTALIGALIADSFAGRFWTITFASIIYELGMATITISAIIPSLHPPPCPTQLNCIQASSTQLTVLYLSLLLTSLGAGGIRPCVVAFAADQFDMTKVGVAGRTWNFFNWYYFCMGLATLTALTVVVYIQDNVGWGWGFGLPTIAMALSVVAFVVGSPLYNKLKPSGSPLVRLTQVVVAAVKKRKASLPEDPKLLYRNHKLDAAIAIQGRLVHTHQFKWLDKAAVITTDESTSDPPNLWRLATVHRIEELKSIIRMLPIWAAGILLVTASSHQHSFTVQQARTMNRHLTPTFEIPPASLSIFGILSMLTGLVLYERLLVPFARRFTKNPSGITCLQRMGVGFAINILATLVSSLIEIRRKKVAAEHNLLDDPTATIPFSVFWLVPQFWLHGIAEVFMSVGHLEFMYDQSPESLRSTATALYWLAISMGNYVGTLMVSLVHKYSGKEHNWLPDRNLNRGRLERYYWLVSGIQVLNLVYYVVCARFYTYKPLEEEKDDEGEPSSSTLSKDGCQDTKTA; this is translated from the exons ATGGGCAGAGAAATGGAGATGGAGTCCTTGAGTGTGAGTGCTGATGCTGAGAAGGGAATGGCCGAGAAACAGGAGATGGAGACCAAGGAGGAGAGGAAGCTGGGTGGCGTCAAGACAATGCCTTTCATTCTCG GAAATGAAATATGCGATAGATTTGCAAGCACCGGATTCCATGCCAACATAATAACATATTTGACACAAGATTTGAACATGCCTCTTGTTCCGGCCTCAAACATTCTCACCAATTTTGCTGCTACTTCCAGCTTCACTGCGCTCATTGGCGCTCTCATCGCTGACTCGTTCGCTGGCCGCTTCTGGACCATCACCTTTGCCTCCATCATTTATGAGCTC GGAATGGCTACCATTACCATTTCTGCCATAATCCCAAGCCTCCACCCACCGCCCtgtccaacccaactcaattgcATACAAGCCTCCAGCACGCAACTAACAGTCCTTTACCTTTCTCTCCTCCTCACGTCCCTTGGCGCGGGTGGCATTCGGCCTTGCGTCGTTGCCTTTGCTGCCGACCAGTTTGACATGACAAAGGTGGGCGTGGCGGGCCGGACATGGAACTTCTTCAACTGGTACTATTTCTGCATGGGACTGGCCACTCTCACAGCTCTCACTGTGGTGGTCTATATTCAAGACAACGTTGGATGGGGCTGGGGCTTTGGCCTTCCCACCATTGCAATGGCCTTGTCTGTTGTGGCCTTCGTTGTTGGCTCGCCTCTCTACAACAAACTCAAGCCCAGTGGCAGTCCGTTGGTTCGGTTGACTCAGGTTGTCGTGGCGGCTGTCAAGAAGAGAAAGGCTTCCCTTCCGGAGGACCCGAAGCTCTTGTATCGGAACCATAAGCTTGATGCTGCCATTGCCATACAGGGAAGGCTAGTCCACACCCATCAATTCAA GTGGCTGGACAAGGCCGCCGTCATAACAACCGACGAATCAACAAGCGACCCACCGAATCTGTGGCGCCTCGCCACCGTCCACCGAATCGAAGAGCTAAAATCCATAATCCGAATGCTTCCAATATGGGCGGCCGGAATCCTGCTGGTGACAGCCTCCTCCCACCAACACAGCTTCACAGTCCAACAAGCCCGCACAATGAACCGCCACCTAACACCCACATTCGAAATCCCTCCGGCCAGCCTCTCCATCTTCGGCATCCTCTCAATGCTCACCGGCCTCGTCCTCTACGAGCGCCTCCTCGTCCCCTTCGCCAGAAGGTTCACCAAAAACCCCTCCGGCATCACCTGCCTCCAGCGCATGGGCGTCGGCTTCGCCATCAACATCCTCGCCACCCTCGTCTCCTCCCTTATCGAGATCCGACGAAAGAAAGTCGCCGCCGAACACAATTTACTCGACGACCCAACGGCGACCATCCCCTTCAGCGTGTTTTGGTTGGTGCCCCAGTTTTGGCTGCACGGGATCGCGGAGGTTTTCATGTCGGTGGGGCATTTGGAGTTCATGTACGACCAGTCGCCGGAGAGCTTGAGGAGTACGGCGACGGCGCTGTACTGGCTGGCAATATCGATGGGGAACTATGTGGGGACTTTGATGGTGTCTTTAGTGCATAAGTACAGTGGGAAAGAGCATAATTGGTTGCCGGATAGGAACCTTAACAGAGGGAGGTTGGAGCGTTACTATTGGCTTGTGAGTGGGATTCAGGTTTTGAACCTGGTCTACTATGTGGTCTGTGCTCGGTTCTACACTTATAAGCCTTTGGAAGAGGAGAAAGACGATGAGGGGGagccttcttcttcaaccttgTCCAAGGATGGGTGTCAAGACACCAAAACTGCTTAG